The region AACCTCTACTTGAAGCTGTGGTTGActacctccccaacccttcTGAGCGGCCAGAGTTGCGTCTCATTACAGGTTCCAAGACCGTCACGTTTTCTGAATTCATGGAGACGGCCCCGAAGAAGAAAGGCGCCCCGCACCAAAAGCCAGAGCCAGTATTGTCGGTATCTCACGTCTtcaaggtggtggatagCGGGGCACGAGGCTTGATGAGCTGGGTACGCACATATCATGGCAGTCTCAGCAGAAGCAGCCACATGTGGAACAGCAACATGCACGTCTTTGAAAAGCCGCAAAACATCATGCATGTTTCTGCCAAGGATTACCACGACATCCAAACCCTTCCAACCGGGCACATCGGGGCCATGACTGGCCTCAAACAAGCACGCACTGGAGACACGTTGTTGACATTCCCGGGCCACCAAGCACAGGCTCCTGAGGCGTACAGGAGCGTTCGCATCAAGGCTCCGGAGACCCCTCCAGCGGTCGCCTTTATCTCGATCGAACCATATACCAAGACAGCTGGCGACAAGATCGTGGATGCCCTCCAACGTCTCTCCAGAGAGGACCCAAGTATTAGATGGCACAAAGACGAAAGATCGGAGCAGCTCATTCTTTCTGGCATGGGGCTTCTCCACCTCGAGATCGCCCAAGACCGCCTTTTAACGCATTACAAGATCGAAAAGGAGACGGCCATCTGGGGTGATATTGAGGTTGAGTACTCGGAATGCCTCTTTGCCCCCACTCGCCCCCACCATCATGAGTACGACCGTGCTCTCCGTGGTGTTGCTGGCAGAGCTGCTTGTACAGTCCTTCTCGAGCCCCTCAAGGCGTGCCACCACGACACTCTGCTTGAGTCCAGTATCGAGCGCGACGGCAATGTTATTCACGTCTCGATTCCTCTGCCCCAAAACACGGATGAGCTTCCATTTGACACCGAGACAGTCCGCCAGCAGCTATTCAACGGCGCCATCGCCGGCCTCTCCCGCGGTCCCCGCCGCAGCGCCCCTGTTAGAAAGTGTCATGTTCACATTACCTTTGACCCAGAGAAGGACTGGAGTAAGAACTCTACGGGTGGGCACATCACCAACGCCGCGCTTTTTGCTGTGCGCGCAGCGCTGAAGGAAGCCCATGAGAACGCTCAAGTCGGTATACTGGAGCCTTTTACAAACTTTACCATTCACTGCCCCGAAGAAGCATCGCATGCCATCCAGCACGATATTAGCTCTGCGCGCGGCGGtcaggtgatggaggtgcGCAAGCCCGAAGAGGATGACTACTCTGGCAGCGTGGACGGCCAGGGCGGGGAAAGGATTGACCTAACCAGGGTCTATGTTCCTCCTGATCCGTATGAGGGCGTGCAGAGTCTGAGGGACGAAGGTAAGAAGATGAGCGGCAGTGTGAGGATGTTGCATATCATGGGCAAGGCTCCCCTgaaggagatgatgaagTACGATGGGCATCTGAGGAGCATGACGGGCGGCAGGCATACCCTCACCCTGGATCCGGGTGAGTTTGAGCTTGTAACGGGTCCGAGGGAAAAGGCTCTTGCTTTGGAAGGTTGAACCTGGAAGCTGGGTGAAAAAATATCCGTGTCGCATTTGGCTTGCTTGGTTACCATGTTG is a window of Podospora pseudopauciseta strain CBS 411.78 chromosome 1, whole genome shotgun sequence DNA encoding:
- the MEF2 gene encoding Ribosome-releasing factor 2, mitochondrial (EggNog:ENOG503NV1B; COG:J), translated to MFTTVSSHVCRHGQGKLLLRLLVLKNARLCNSNSSIGKGIRSYATEHAHHEARIENIRNIGIIAHVDAGKTTTTERMLYHSGRTRHIGNVDHGNTTTDFLPMERERGITIQSAAVTFQWPPKSVLLNGQESKTINLIDTPGHQDFRYEVDRCLPILDGAVCIMDGVKGVETHTERVWQSAHLSNIPRLLYVNKLDRDGASFKRAVQEAAARLKTWPLLCQIPWWQKDEFVGVIDVIHEVGLRFSKNSGAMTVVPKETLATHNPALKDEMEKARLHLIDKLSDQDEGIMEEYLERDINVSSGTIKKAIRRLIIDGEAKFTPVFAGSSLTNIGVQPLLEAVVDYLPNPSERPELRLITGSKTVTFSEFMETAPKKKGAPHQKPEPVLSVSHVFKVVDSGARGLMSWVRTYHGSLSRSSHMWNSNMHVFEKPQNIMHVSAKDYHDIQTLPTGHIGAMTGLKQARTGDTLLTFPGHQAQAPEAYRSVRIKAPETPPAVAFISIEPYTKTAGDKIVDALQRLSREDPSIRWHKDERSEQLILSGMGLLHLEIAQDRLLTHYKIEKETAIWGDIEVEYSECLFAPTRPHHHEYDRALRGVAGRAACTVLLEPLKACHHDTLLESSIERDGNVIHVSIPLPQNTDELPFDTETVRQQLFNGAIAGLSRGPRRSAPVRKCHVHITFDPEKDWSKNSTGGHITNAALFAVRAALKEAHENAQVGILEPFTNFTIHCPEEASHAIQHDISSARGGQVMEVRKPEEDDYSGSVDGQGGERIDLTRVYVPPDPYEGVQSLRDEGKKMSGSVRMLHIMGKAPLKEMMKYDGHLRSMTGGRHTLTLDPGEFELVTGPREKALALEG